The region AGGATGGCAACTGGGTGGCCATTACCGCTACAGTGAATACCAACTTCGGCTCCAAGGTGGTGGTGCCGGGCACCGGGGTGATTCTCAACAACCAGATGGATGACTTTTCGGCCCAGCCCGGCGAACCCAATGCCTACGGCCTGTTGGGGGCGGAAGCCAACAGCATTGCCCCGGGCAAGCGGCCGCTGTCCAGCATGAGCCCGACAGTGGTGACCCGCGATGGCAAACCGGTGCTCACTCTGGGGGCGGCCGGTGGCCCCACCATCATTACCCAGGTGGTGCAGGCGCTGGTGAATCACATCGACCTGGGCATGCCGCTGGGGGATGCGCTGGTAATGGACCGCATCCACCACCAGTGGCGGCCCAATCAGTTGTTCGTGGAGAAAACCCTGATTACCCCGCTGCGCACCGCGCTGGAGGAAAAAGGGCATCAGTTGCGCCGACTGGGCGATTACGGGTCCACCCAGGCCATTGGTCTGGATGAACAGGGGCGCTTTATCAGCGTGGCCGAGCCCCGTCTGGAGGAGCGCAACAAGGTCGATTGATAAACGTCTGCTCAGGCCGCCTGGCGAAAGGCGGCCTCAAAGCGCGCCGGTTCCCGCTCGCGTTTGATCTGCTCAAAAAACGTGGCCGCCTCCGGGTACTGGCGTTGCAGATACATCAACCACTGCTTGATACGATTGCCACAATACTTGGAGGCGTTTTTGGAGCCCCAGTGAGGTTGGCTCATCCGGTAATACCGGTGCAGCATCTGACAGACCTCGCGCCAGGGCATGGGGGTGTAGTCTTCCCCGGCCGCCCGTGCCTTGATGGCCCGCGCCAGATCTGGCCGCGCCAGTAACCCCCGTCCCAGCATAAACCGGTCGCAGCCGGTCACCGCGCGGCAGCGCTCAAAATCCTCCGGGCTCCAGATCTCCCCGTTGGCGATCACCGGCATCGCCACCGCCTCCCGAATGCGGGCAATGTACTCCCAGTAGGCCGGCGGTCGGTAACCGTCCCGTTTGGTGCGCGCGTGTACGGTCAGCTCGTTGGCGCCGGCCTCGTAAACCGCCAGGGCGTTGTCGAGATAGCGGCTGGCGTCATCAAAACCGAGCCGGATCTTGGCACTGACCGGCACGGTGTCGGGCAGCGCGTTGCGCACGGCGGCCACAATGGCGTGCACCCGCTCGGGTTCGCGCAGCAGGCAGGCTCCGCCATCACTTTTGTTCACGGTTTTGGCCGGGCAACCGAAATTCAGATCAATGGCCGTAGCGCCAGCGGCCACCGCGCGCTGGGCATTACGGGCGACCGGCTCGGGTTGCCCACCCAGCAATTGAACTTTCACCGGGGTGCCGCTGGGCGTCAGGCAATGCTGTTCGATCTCCGGGGCGTAGCGCAGGAACACCCGCCGGGGCAGGCTGCTGTCGGTTACCCGGATAAACTCGGTGACACAGCCATCCAGCCCGCCCAGCGCGCTGAGCAGGTCCCGAACCTGATAATCGACGACGCCCTCCATCGGGGCGAGAAACAATTGCATGATTGGGCAGAACTCCCGGTGTGAAAAAAGGCGGCCATTTTAACGGCATGTGGGCGCCATTGCAGGCCCATTCCCGCCCCAATTGCAGCCATAAGTTGTAAGTTTATGAAAGATAAGAGAAAATGGCCGGCCGTTTTGCGCTTGGCAAAAGCTCCTGGAGCCACCGCCAAGGGCAAAAAATGTGACGCAGTTGCCACATTTTGGGAATCAGGCTACATTGGCGCGCCTCGTTTTACCGGACCGGGGTGGCGCGGTGCGGATCCGTTCCGCCGTAGCCAATGACTTATCGTACACAGGGTGCCCGATATGAGTGACACACTGATGCAACAAGGCGTAGACCTGATGCTGTATGGCATGGGCTCCGTCGTGGTGTTTTTGACGCTGCTGGTGATTGCCATGGTGCTTATGAGTGGCAGCATCAACCGTTGGTTCCCCGAGTCCAAAGCGCCTCTGGAACCCCGCAGCCGCAAACCCTCCAGCGCCGCCCGCCCCGCCGCGGGCAAGGTCGATGACAAAACCCTGGCCGCAATCAAGGCCGCCATTGAGCAACATCGCGCCCGTCGCCGATAGCCGATGGTTCCGCGAACGCTAACTGTGAGAAAGGTACAACGCCATGAGCGATGCTAAAAAGCCGTTGGGCATTACGGAGCTGGTACTGCGGGATGCCCATCAGTCCCTGCTGGCCACCCGGATGCGCCTCGACGACATGCTGCCCATTGCCGAGAAACTGGATCAAGTGGGTTTCTGGTCTCTGGAAACCTGGGGTGGAGCGACTTTCGACGCCTGTATCCGCTACCTGGGTGAAGACCCCTGGGAGCGCATTCGCGAGCTCAAAAAGGCCATGCCCAAAACCCGCATGCAGATGCTGCTGCGCGGGCAGAATATTCTCGGCTATCGCCACTACGCCGATGACGTTGTCGACAAGTTTGTCGAGCGCGCCGCCACCAATGGCGTGGACGTGTTCCGCGTGTTCGATGCCATGAACGACATGCGCAATATCGAAACCGCCATGAAAGCGGTCAAGAAGCAGGGCAAGCACGCTCAGGGCACCATCTCCTATACCATCAGCCCGGTGCACGACATCGAGTTGTGGGTGGATCTGGCCAAGCGCATCGAAGATATGGGCGCTGACTCCATCGCCATCAAAGACATGGCCGGCCTGCTCAAGCCTTATGTGGGTTACGAGCTGGTGACCCGCCTGAAGGAAAGCTGCTCCATCCCGATTCACATGCAAAGCCATGCCACCACCGGCCTGGCCCACGCCACCAACCTCAAGTGCGTGGAGGCGGGCATCGACAATATCGATACCGCCATTTCCTCCATGTCCATGACCTACGGACACAGCCCCACGGAGACCATGGTGTCCATCCTGGAAGGCACCGATCGGGATACCGGGCTTAACCTGGAACTGCTCGAAGAAATCGCCTCCTACTTCCGCGATGTACGCCGCAAATACGCCAAGTTCGAAGGCTCCCTCAAGGGCGTCGACTCGCGCATCCTGATTGCTCAGGTGCCCGGCGGCATGCTGACCAACATGGAAAATCAGCTGCGTGAGCAGAACGCGGAAGACAAATTCGACGCGGTGCTGGAAGAAATTCCCCGCGTGCGCAAGGACCTGGGTTACATCCCGCTGGTGACCCCGACTTCACAGATTGTTGGCACCCAGGCGGTGATGAACGTGCTCACCGGTGAGCGCTACAAAACCATCACCAAAGAAACCGAAGGTGTGCTCAAGGGCGAGTACGGCGCTACGCCGGCCGAGGTCAACAAAGAGCTGCAACAGCGCGTCCTGAACGGTGGTGAGCCGATCACCTGTCGCCCGGCGGATAAGCTGGAGCCGGAAATGGACCGCCTGGCCAAAGAACTGGAAGAAGCGGCCAAAGAGAAAGGCATCCGCCTCACCGAGGGTGAAGGGCGTATTGATGATGTGCTTACCTACGCGCTGTTCCCTCAGGTCGGCCTGAAGTTCCTGGAAAACCGGGGCAACCCCGACGCCTTTGAACCGGCACCGACCGGTAAAGAAGGCAGCGCGGTGACCACCGACAGTGGCGAAGAAGTGTACACCGTCGACGTGGAAGGCCAGAAGTACACCGTCACCGTCAGCGATGGTGGCGATGTGACCGGTCTGGCCCCGGTGGGCGGCAGCGCCACCAGCGGTGGCGCAGAGGCCGCACCCGCCGGAGACGGCGAGCCGGTTCCGGCGCCGCTGGGCGGCAACATTGTGAAAATCATGGTCAAGCCCGGTGACCAGGTGGAAGAGGGCGATACCCTGCTGATTCTGGAAGCCATGAAGATGGAATCCGAAGTGGCCGCTCCCCGTACCGGCACTGTGACCAGTGTGCATGTGCAGGCCGGAGACGCGGTGACATCCGGCGATCCGCTTCTGGATCTGGCGTAATCGCGAACCGCCTGGACCACTACTTCCAGCAACACTGTTGAGAACGTTTTATGCAGAACTTTATTCGATTGTGGCAGGAATCGGGCATTTACCAGATGGAGTGGGGCACCTTCACCATGATTCTGGTGGGGCTCTTGCTGCTTTTCCTGGCCATCCGCAAAGGATTTGAGCCGCTGCTGCTGGTGCCGATCGGCTTTGGCTGCATCATGGCCAACATCCCCGGTGCGGGGCTCGCCATGTCGGCCACCCAGCAGGCCATTGATGTGGGCGGCGTGAAAGTGCTCGCGGATCTGGCCGAAGTCTTTGGCGTCGCCGCCAGCACCTCGGCGGAAGAACTGCTCGCGCTGTACAAAACCGCCTCGGCTTCCGAGCTGGCGGCCGCGCACAAGGTGGCCCTGGATTACGGCTACACCAACGGCATGATCTACAACTTCTATGAAGTGGCGATTGGTTCGGGTGTTGCGCCGCTGGTCATCTTTATGGGCGTGGGGGCCATGACCGACTTCGGTCCGCTACTGGCCAATCCAAAGACCCTGTTCCTCGGCGCCGCCGCCCAGTTCGGCATTTTTGCCACCGTAATGGGCGCGGTGGGCCTGTCGGTCATGGGCCTGATGGATTTCTCCATTGCCGATGCCGCCGCGATCGGGATCATCGGTGGCGCGGACGGTCCGACGGCCATCTATGTGTCCAGCATCCTGGCGCCGGATCTGCTGGGTGCCATTGCCGTCGCGGCCTACTCCTACATGGCACTGGTGCCCCTGATCCAGCCGCCGATCATGCGCGCGCTGACCAGCGAGTCCGAGCGGAAGATCAAAATGGAGCAACTGCGCCCGGTCAGCCGTCTGGAGAAGATTGCCTTCCCGGTGATTCTGCTGATTCTCGTGGCCCTGTTCCTGCCCTCGGCCGCGCCGCTGCTGGGTATGTTCTGCTTCGGTAACCTGATGCGCGAATGTGGCGTGGTGGAGCGTCTGAGCGATACCGCCCAGAATGCCCTGATCAACATCACCACCATTTTCCTGGGCCTGGCCGTGGGCTCCAAACTGGCCGCTTCCGCCTTCCTGGATACCAAAACGCTGGGCATCCTGCTGCTGGGTATCGTTGCCTTTGCCATCGGTACGGCAATGGGGGTTCTGGTGGCCAAGTTCATGAACCTGTTTGTCCGCCACAAGATCAACCCGCTGATCGGTTCCGCCGGTGTATCCGCCGTGCCCATGGCTGCGCGGGTGTCCAACAAAATCGGGCTCGAGTCCGATCCTCACAACTACCTGCTCATGCACGCCATGGGGCCGAACGTCGCCGGGGTGATCGGTTCCGCCGTGGCCGCGGGCGTTATGATCTCCATCGTGTCATCCATGTAAAACCCTTTTGCCGGGCGCC is a window of Marinimicrobium sp. C6131 DNA encoding:
- a CDS encoding tRNA dihydrouridine synthase, with product MQLFLAPMEGVVDYQVRDLLSALGGLDGCVTEFIRVTDSSLPRRVFLRYAPEIEQHCLTPSGTPVKVQLLGGQPEPVARNAQRAVAAGATAIDLNFGCPAKTVNKSDGGACLLREPERVHAIVAAVRNALPDTVPVSAKIRLGFDDASRYLDNALAVYEAGANELTVHARTKRDGYRPPAYWEYIARIREAVAMPVIANGEIWSPEDFERCRAVTGCDRFMLGRGLLARPDLARAIKARAAGEDYTPMPWREVCQMLHRYYRMSQPHWGSKNASKYCGNRIKQWLMYLQRQYPEAATFFEQIKREREPARFEAAFRQAA
- a CDS encoding OadG family protein, with the protein product MSDTLMQQGVDLMLYGMGSVVVFLTLLVIAMVLMSGSINRWFPESKAPLEPRSRKPSSAARPAAGKVDDKTLAAIKAAIEQHRARRR
- the oadA gene encoding sodium-extruding oxaloacetate decarboxylase subunit alpha; its protein translation is MSDAKKPLGITELVLRDAHQSLLATRMRLDDMLPIAEKLDQVGFWSLETWGGATFDACIRYLGEDPWERIRELKKAMPKTRMQMLLRGQNILGYRHYADDVVDKFVERAATNGVDVFRVFDAMNDMRNIETAMKAVKKQGKHAQGTISYTISPVHDIELWVDLAKRIEDMGADSIAIKDMAGLLKPYVGYELVTRLKESCSIPIHMQSHATTGLAHATNLKCVEAGIDNIDTAISSMSMTYGHSPTETMVSILEGTDRDTGLNLELLEEIASYFRDVRRKYAKFEGSLKGVDSRILIAQVPGGMLTNMENQLREQNAEDKFDAVLEEIPRVRKDLGYIPLVTPTSQIVGTQAVMNVLTGERYKTITKETEGVLKGEYGATPAEVNKELQQRVLNGGEPITCRPADKLEPEMDRLAKELEEAAKEKGIRLTEGEGRIDDVLTYALFPQVGLKFLENRGNPDAFEPAPTGKEGSAVTTDSGEEVYTVDVEGQKYTVTVSDGGDVTGLAPVGGSATSGGAEAAPAGDGEPVPAPLGGNIVKIMVKPGDQVEEGDTLLILEAMKMESEVAAPRTGTVTSVHVQAGDAVTSGDPLLDLA
- a CDS encoding sodium ion-translocating decarboxylase subunit beta, encoding MQNFIRLWQESGIYQMEWGTFTMILVGLLLLFLAIRKGFEPLLLVPIGFGCIMANIPGAGLAMSATQQAIDVGGVKVLADLAEVFGVAASTSAEELLALYKTASASELAAAHKVALDYGYTNGMIYNFYEVAIGSGVAPLVIFMGVGAMTDFGPLLANPKTLFLGAAAQFGIFATVMGAVGLSVMGLMDFSIADAAAIGIIGGADGPTAIYVSSILAPDLLGAIAVAAYSYMALVPLIQPPIMRALTSESERKIKMEQLRPVSRLEKIAFPVILLILVALFLPSAAPLLGMFCFGNLMRECGVVERLSDTAQNALINITTIFLGLAVGSKLAASAFLDTKTLGILLLGIVAFAIGTAMGVLVAKFMNLFVRHKINPLIGSAGVSAVPMAARVSNKIGLESDPHNYLLMHAMGPNVAGVIGSAVAAGVMISIVSSM